One genomic window of Niveibacterium sp. SC-1 includes the following:
- the rpoB gene encoding DNA-directed RNA polymerase subunit beta yields the protein MAYSFTEKKRIRKSFAKSAAVLDVPFLLATQLESYTSFLQADLPPAQRREQGLQAAFKSIFPIVSHSGYARLEFVHFMLGEPAFDVKECQQRGLTFASPLRARVRLVILDKEAAKETVKEVKEQEVYMGEIPLMTTTGSFVINGTERVIVSQLHRSPGVFFEHDRGKTHSSGKLLFSARIIPYRGSWLDFEYDPKDFLFFRVDRRRKMPVTILLKAIGMSSEDILAAFHDFDQFELAGNDISFLLVPERLRGEIARFDITDGKGKTIVARDKRITAKHIRELNEAGITSIVVPEDFLVGRVLAKNVIDGETGELVARANDELTEDLLVKLQKSGVKGFETLYINDLDRGPYISQTLRSDETADQWQARVAIYRMMRPGEPPTEDAVESLFGGLFYAPERYDLSSVGRMKFNRRAYPDRLDDKAPEWQRRFHERVGAQGEEGLGTLTNEDILAVVGVLVELRNGRGEIDDIDHLGNRRVRCVGELAENQFRAGLVRVERAVKERLNQAESDNLMPHDLINAKPISAAIKEFFGSSQLSQFMDQTNPLSEITHKRRVSALGPGGLTRERAGFEVRDVHPTHYGRVCPIETPEGPNIGLINSLAVYATTNRHGFLETPYRKVVDSQVTDQIDFLSAIEEGGFVIAQANAELDNDGRLTEDLVSCRHRGESFLTTRDQVQYMDVSPSQIVSVAASLIPFLEHDDANRALMGANMQRQAVPCLRPEKPLVGTGIERTVAVDSGTTVQALRGGLVDYVDANRVVVRVNDDETVIGEVGVDIYNFTKYTRSNQNTNINQRPIVKIGDRIAKGDVIADGASTDLGELALGQNMLVAFMPWNGYNFEDSILISERVVADDRFTSIHIEELTVVARDTKLGAEEITRDIASLGEAQLGRLDESGIVYIGAEVDAGDVLVGKVTPKGETQLTPEEKLLRAIFGEKASDVKDTSLRVPSGMNGTVIDVQVFTREGIERDKRAQSIIDDMLRSFRLDLGDQMRIVERDTFSRIERLITGQVANGGPKKLAKGAKITAEYLADVEPHSWFDIRMADEATAQQLESLKDGLEKTRKDFDLAFEAKRKKLTQGDELPPGVQKMVKVYLAVKRRLQPGDKMAGRHGNKGVVSKIVPVEDMPYMANGTPVDIVLNPLGVPSRMNIGQILETHLGWAAKGLGNKIQEQLRRQASSKEVRKLLSEIYNSTGKTEEIDSLADEEVIELAGNLSKGVPFATPVFSGATEEEIESMLKLAGLDSGGQVALHDGRTGEAFERKVTVGYKHMLKLHHLVDDKMHARSTGPYSLVTQQPLGGKAQFGGQRFGEMEVWALEAYGAAYTLQEMLTVKSDDVTGRTKVYENIVKGEHKIDAGMPESFNVLVKEIRSLAIDIDLERY from the coding sequence ATGGCCTATTCGTTCACCGAGAAGAAGCGCATCCGCAAGAGCTTCGCTAAAAGCGCAGCTGTTCTGGACGTGCCCTTCCTGCTTGCCACCCAGCTCGAATCCTATACGTCGTTCCTTCAAGCCGATCTGCCGCCCGCACAGCGCCGCGAGCAGGGCCTTCAGGCTGCCTTCAAGTCGATTTTCCCGATCGTTTCGCACTCGGGTTATGCGCGGCTGGAGTTCGTGCACTTCATGCTGGGCGAGCCGGCCTTCGACGTGAAGGAATGTCAGCAACGCGGCCTTACCTTCGCGAGCCCCCTGCGCGCTCGCGTGCGCCTGGTGATCCTGGACAAGGAAGCGGCCAAGGAAACCGTCAAGGAAGTGAAGGAACAAGAGGTCTACATGGGCGAGATTCCGCTCATGACCACGACCGGCTCCTTCGTGATCAATGGCACCGAGCGTGTCATCGTGTCCCAGCTGCATCGGTCGCCGGGCGTGTTCTTCGAGCATGACCGCGGCAAGACGCACAGCTCGGGCAAGCTGCTCTTCTCGGCCCGCATCATTCCCTACCGCGGCTCGTGGCTGGACTTCGAGTACGACCCGAAGGACTTCTTGTTCTTCCGCGTCGACCGCCGCCGCAAGATGCCGGTGACGATTCTCCTCAAGGCGATCGGCATGTCCTCCGAGGACATCTTGGCGGCCTTCCACGACTTCGACCAGTTCGAACTCGCGGGCAACGACATCAGCTTCCTGCTGGTGCCCGAACGCCTGCGCGGTGAAATCGCCCGTTTCGATATTACCGACGGCAAGGGCAAGACCATCGTCGCCCGCGATAAGCGCATCACTGCGAAGCACATCCGCGAGCTGAACGAAGCTGGCATCACCAGCATCGTGGTTCCGGAAGACTTCCTGGTTGGTCGCGTGCTGGCCAAGAACGTGATCGACGGCGAGACCGGCGAACTGGTTGCGCGCGCCAACGACGAGCTGACCGAGGACCTGCTGGTCAAGCTGCAGAAGTCTGGCGTGAAGGGTTTCGAGACCCTCTACATCAACGACCTGGACCGCGGTCCCTACATCTCGCAGACGCTGCGCTCGGACGAAACCGCCGACCAGTGGCAGGCGCGCGTGGCGATCTACCGCATGATGCGCCCGGGCGAGCCGCCCACCGAAGACGCAGTCGAATCCCTGTTCGGCGGCCTGTTCTACGCGCCGGAACGCTACGACCTGTCGTCCGTCGGTCGCATGAAGTTCAACCGCCGTGCGTACCCGGATCGTCTGGATGACAAGGCGCCTGAATGGCAGCGTCGCTTCCATGAGCGCGTCGGCGCGCAAGGTGAAGAAGGCCTCGGCACCCTCACCAACGAGGACATCCTCGCCGTGGTGGGCGTGCTGGTCGAGCTGCGCAACGGTCGCGGCGAAATCGACGACATCGATCACCTGGGCAACCGTCGCGTGCGTTGCGTCGGCGAGCTGGCGGAGAACCAGTTCCGCGCCGGTCTCGTGCGTGTGGAGCGCGCGGTCAAGGAGCGCCTGAACCAGGCCGAATCCGACAACCTGATGCCGCACGACCTGATCAACGCCAAGCCGATCTCGGCCGCGATCAAGGAGTTCTTCGGCTCCAGCCAGCTGTCGCAGTTCATGGACCAGACCAACCCGCTGTCCGAGATCACGCACAAGCGTCGTGTCTCCGCACTGGGCCCGGGCGGCCTGACCCGCGAGCGCGCCGGCTTCGAAGTGCGCGACGTGCATCCGACCCACTATGGTCGCGTCTGCCCGATCGAAACGCCGGAAGGCCCGAACATCGGCCTGATCAACTCGTTGGCCGTGTACGCCACGACCAACCGCCACGGCTTCCTGGAAACGCCTTATCGCAAGGTGGTCGATAGCCAGGTGACCGATCAGATCGACTTCCTGTCGGCGATCGAGGAGGGCGGTTTCGTGATCGCCCAGGCCAACGCCGAACTCGACAACGACGGCCGCCTGACCGAAGACCTCGTCTCCTGCCGTCACCGGGGCGAGTCCTTCCTGACCACGCGTGACCAGGTCCAGTACATGGACGTGTCGCCGTCGCAGATCGTCTCGGTGGCAGCCTCGCTGATCCCGTTCCTCGAACACGATGACGCGAACCGTGCCTTGATGGGCGCGAACATGCAGCGTCAGGCCGTGCCTTGCCTGCGTCCGGAAAAGCCGCTGGTCGGTACCGGTATCGAGCGCACCGTCGCGGTCGACTCGGGCACCACCGTGCAAGCCCTGCGCGGCGGTCTGGTCGACTACGTCGATGCCAACCGCGTGGTGGTGCGTGTGAACGACGACGAGACCGTGATCGGCGAAGTCGGCGTGGACATCTACAACTTCACCAAGTACACCCGCTCGAACCAGAACACGAACATCAACCAGCGTCCGATCGTGAAGATCGGCGACCGCATCGCCAAGGGCGACGTGATCGCCGACGGCGCGTCGACCGACCTGGGCGAACTCGCCCTGGGTCAGAACATGCTGGTCGCGTTCATGCCCTGGAACGGCTACAACTTCGAAGACTCGATCCTGATCTCCGAACGCGTGGTGGCCGATGACCGCTTCACCTCGATCCACATCGAGGAGCTGACGGTCGTGGCGCGTGACACCAAGCTGGGTGCGGAAGAAATCACCCGCGACATCGCCTCGCTGGGCGAAGCCCAACTGGGTCGTCTGGACGAGTCCGGCATCGTCTACATCGGCGCCGAAGTGGACGCTGGCGACGTGCTGGTCGGCAAGGTCACGCCCAAGGGCGAAACCCAGCTCACGCCGGAAGAAAAGCTGCTGCGCGCGATCTTCGGCGAGAAGGCTTCGGACGTTAAGGACACCTCGCTGCGCGTGCCCTCAGGCATGAACGGCACGGTGATCGACGTGCAGGTCTTCACCCGCGAAGGCATTGAGCGCGACAAGCGTGCCCAGTCGATCATCGACGACATGCTGCGCAGCTTCCGCCTCGATCTGGGCGACCAGATGCGTATCGTCGAGCGCGACACCTTCTCGCGTATCGAGCGCCTGATCACCGGCCAGGTCGCCAACGGCGGCCCGAAGAAGCTCGCCAAAGGCGCGAAGATCACCGCCGAGTACCTTGCCGACGTGGAACCGCACAGCTGGTTCGACATCCGCATGGCCGACGAAGCGACCGCCCAGCAGCTCGAGTCCCTCAAGGATGGCCTGGAGAAGACCCGCAAGGACTTCGACCTCGCGTTCGAAGCGAAGCGCAAGAAGCTCACCCAGGGCGACGAACTGCCCCCGGGCGTGCAGAAGATGGTCAAGGTCTACCTCGCCGTGAAGCGTCGCCTGCAGCCTGGCGACAAGATGGCGGGCCGCCACGGTAACAAGGGTGTCGTGTCGAAGATCGTTCCGGTCGAAGACATGCCCTACATGGCCAACGGCACGCCGGTCGACATCGTTCTGAACCCGCTGGGCGTGCCCTCGCGGATGAACATCGGCCAGATTCTCGAGACCCACCTGGGCTGGGCCGCCAAGGGCCTGGGCAACAAGATCCAGGAACAGCTGCGTCGCCAGGCTTCGAGCAAGGAAGTGCGCAAGCTCTTGTCCGAGATCTACAACTCGACTGGCAAGACCGAAGAGATCGATTCGCTCGCCGACGAGGAAGTGATCGAGCTGGCCGGCAACCTTTCCAAGGGCGTGCCCTTTGCGACCCCGGTGTTCTCGGGTGCGACCGAAGAGGAAATCGAGTCGATGCTCAAGCTCGCCGGCCTGGACAGCGGCGGCCAGGTGGCCCTGCACGATGGCCGCACTGGCGAAGCCTTCGAGCGCAAGGTGACCGTGGGCTACAAGCACATGCTCAAGCTGCACCACTTGGTCGACGACAAGATGCACGCCCGTTCGACCGGCCCGTACTCGCTTGTGACCCAGCAGCCGCTGGGCGGCAAGGCGCAGTTCGGTGGCCAGCGCTTCGGTGAAATGGAAGTGTGGGCGCTGGAAGCTTACGGCGCCGCCTACACGCTGCAGGAAATGCTGACCGTGAAGTCCGACGACGTGACCGGCCGTACCAAGGTCTACGAAAACATCGTCAAGGGCGAGCACAAGATCGACGCCGGCATGCCGGAGTCCTTCAACGTGCTGGTGAAGGAAATCCGTTCCCTCGCGATCGACATCGACCTGGAGCGTTACTGA
- the rplL gene encoding 50S ribosomal protein L7/L12 — translation MAISKEDILEAVGAMTVMDLNDLVKAFEEKFGVSAASMAVAAPGAGAAAAAVEEQTEFTVVLTAAGDKKVEVIKVVRAVTGLGLKEAKDLVDGAPKPVKEAISKADAEALKKQLEDAGAKVEVK, via the coding sequence ATGGCAATCAGCAAAGAAGACATCCTCGAAGCCGTCGGCGCGATGACGGTGATGGACCTGAACGACCTGGTGAAGGCGTTCGAAGAGAAGTTCGGCGTTTCCGCTGCCTCGATGGCCGTGGCCGCTCCGGGCGCTGGCGCTGCCGCCGCCGCGGTGGAAGAGCAGACCGAGTTCACCGTCGTCCTGACGGCCGCCGGCGACAAGAAGGTTGAAGTCATCAAGGTGGTCCGCGCCGTTACCGGCCTGGGCCTGAAGGAAGCCAAGGACCTCGTTGACGGCGCTCCGAAGCCCGTCAAGGAAGCGATCTCCAAGGCCGACGCCGAAGCGCTCAAGAAGCAACTCGAAGACGCGGGCGCCAAGGTCGAAGTCAAGTAA
- the rplJ gene encoding 50S ribosomal protein L10, which translates to MGLNLDDKKAVVAEVSAQVANAQTIVVAEYSGIEVGDLTVLRAKARDAGVYLRVLKNTLARRAVADTAFAGLAEQMSGPLLYSMSADPVAAAKVLSDFAKTNDKLKLKAGSYAGKVLDKGGVQALASIPSREELLAKLLGVMQAPVSGFAGALAALAKKQEEAAA; encoded by the coding sequence ATGGGTCTGAATCTCGACGACAAGAAGGCCGTCGTTGCTGAGGTGTCGGCACAGGTTGCTAACGCCCAGACTATCGTGGTGGCGGAGTACAGTGGCATTGAGGTCGGCGACCTCACCGTGCTGCGTGCTAAGGCCCGCGATGCTGGCGTTTACCTGCGTGTGCTGAAGAACACCCTGGCGCGTCGTGCGGTGGCTGACACCGCGTTCGCCGGCCTCGCCGAGCAGATGTCCGGTCCGCTGCTGTACAGCATGTCTGCGGATCCGGTTGCTGCTGCGAAGGTGCTGAGCGATTTCGCCAAGACCAACGACAAGCTCAAGCTCAAGGCGGGTTCGTACGCCGGCAAGGTGCTCGACAAGGGTGGCGTGCAAGCGCTGGCCTCGATCCCCAGCCGCGAAGAACTGCTGGCCAAGCTTCTGGGTGTCATGCAAGCGCCTGTTTCCGGCTTCGCCGGCGCGCTGGCAGCACTCGCCAAGAAACAAGAGGAAGCTGCGGCCTGA
- the rplA gene encoding 50S ribosomal protein L1, which produces MAKQSKRIQALRAKIDRNKNYALTDALTLVKECATAKFDESIDIAVNLGVDAKKSDQLVRGSVVLPAGTGKSVRVAVFAQGPKAEEAKAAGADVVGFDDLAEQVKGGNINFDLCIATPDAMRVVGALGQILGPRGLMPNPKVGTVTMDVTTAVKNAKAGQVQYRTDKAGIIHATVGRASFSVKALQQNVGALIEALVKAKPAAVKGQYIRKVAVSSTMGGGVRVEAASVSAPAA; this is translated from the coding sequence ATGGCTAAGCAATCCAAGCGTATCCAGGCCCTGCGTGCCAAGATCGACCGCAACAAGAACTACGCCCTGACCGACGCGCTGACGCTGGTCAAGGAGTGTGCGACCGCCAAGTTCGACGAGTCGATCGACATCGCCGTGAACCTCGGCGTCGACGCCAAGAAGTCGGACCAGCTGGTCCGCGGCTCGGTGGTGCTGCCCGCCGGTACCGGCAAGAGCGTGCGCGTCGCCGTGTTTGCTCAGGGTCCCAAGGCTGAAGAGGCCAAGGCTGCTGGCGCCGATGTGGTTGGTTTCGACGACCTGGCCGAACAGGTCAAGGGCGGCAACATCAACTTCGATCTGTGTATCGCGACTCCGGACGCGATGCGCGTGGTTGGCGCGCTGGGCCAGATCCTCGGTCCGCGTGGCCTGATGCCGAACCCGAAGGTCGGCACCGTGACCATGGACGTCACCACCGCGGTGAAGAACGCCAAGGCCGGTCAGGTTCAGTACCGCACCGACAAGGCCGGCATCATCCACGCGACCGTGGGCCGTGCGTCCTTCTCGGTCAAAGCGCTGCAGCAGAACGTCGGCGCGCTGATCGAAGCCCTGGTCAAGGCCAAGCCGGCCGCGGTCAAGGGCCAGTACATCCGCAAGGTCGCCGTGTCCAGCACCATGGGTGGTGGTGTGCGCGTCGAAGCGGCCAGCGTGAGCGCGCCCGCAGCTTAA
- the rplK gene encoding 50S ribosomal protein L11, whose amino-acid sequence MAKKIIGYIKLQVPAGKANPSPPIGPALGQRGLNIMEFCKAFNAQTQGVEPGLPIPVVITAFADKSFTFVMKTPPATILIKKAAGIQKGSAKPHTDKVGKITRAQCEEIAKAKMKDLTAADLEAAARTIAGSARSMGITVEGL is encoded by the coding sequence ATGGCAAAGAAAATCATCGGCTACATCAAGCTGCAAGTGCCGGCGGGCAAGGCGAATCCGTCGCCCCCCATCGGTCCGGCCCTCGGTCAGCGCGGTCTCAATATCATGGAGTTCTGCAAGGCGTTCAACGCGCAGACCCAAGGCGTGGAACCGGGCCTGCCCATTCCCGTCGTGATCACCGCTTTCGCGGACAAGTCCTTCACCTTCGTGATGAAGACCCCGCCCGCGACGATCCTGATCAAGAAGGCCGCCGGCATCCAGAAGGGTTCGGCCAAGCCGCACACCGACAAGGTCGGCAAGATCACCCGCGCCCAGTGCGAAGAAATCGCCAAGGCCAAGATGAAGGATCTGACCGCAGCCGACCTCGAAGCGGCCGCGCGCACCATCGCGGGTTCGGCCCGCAGCATGGGCATCACCGTGGAGGGCCTGTGA
- the nusG gene encoding transcription termination/antitermination protein NusG — protein sequence MTKRWYVVHAYSGFEKSVQRALVERITRAGMQDKFGQILVPVEEVMEMRNGQKVTTERKFFPGYVLVEMDMDDESWHLVKSTPKVTGFIGGTANKPTPISAKEVDKILQQVQEGVEKPKPKVLFEVGELVRVKEGPFTDFNGSVESVNYEKSRLHVSVTIFGRATPVELEFGQVEKV from the coding sequence ATGACCAAGCGTTGGTATGTGGTTCATGCCTATTCCGGCTTTGAAAAGTCGGTGCAGCGTGCGCTGGTCGAGCGGATCACGCGTGCAGGCATGCAAGACAAGTTCGGCCAGATCCTGGTCCCGGTTGAAGAAGTGATGGAAATGCGCAACGGTCAGAAGGTCACGACCGAGCGCAAGTTCTTCCCGGGCTATGTGCTGGTTGAAATGGATATGGACGATGAGTCCTGGCACCTGGTGAAAAGCACCCCGAAGGTGACGGGCTTCATCGGTGGTACGGCCAACAAGCCGACCCCGATTTCCGCGAAAGAAGTCGACAAGATCCTGCAGCAGGTGCAGGAAGGCGTGGAAAAGCCGAAGCCCAAGGTGTTGTTTGAGGTGGGCGAGCTGGTACGCGTCAAGGAAGGTCCTTTCACCGACTTCAACGGTTCGGTCGAAAGCGTGAACTACGAGAAGAGCCGCCTGCATGTGTCGGTGACCATTTTTGGTCGTGCGACGCCAGTGGAGCTCGAGTTCGGTCAGGTCGAAAAGGTCTGA
- the secE gene encoding preprotein translocase subunit SecE — MVDKLKFALALLLVVAGVAGFYLLAEQAMVLRVVAVLAGVIAGGAVAWFTEPGQRFAVFANEAVTETKKVVWPSWKETVQTTGIVFAFVAVMAVFLWLTDKTLEWALYDLILGWKRS; from the coding sequence ATGGTCGACAAACTCAAGTTCGCGCTGGCCCTGCTGCTGGTAGTTGCTGGCGTGGCCGGCTTTTACCTGCTCGCGGAACAGGCGATGGTGCTGCGCGTCGTCGCAGTGCTCGCCGGTGTGATCGCGGGGGGCGCTGTGGCGTGGTTCACTGAACCCGGCCAGCGTTTTGCCGTGTTCGCCAACGAAGCAGTTACTGAAACCAAGAAGGTCGTCTGGCCGAGCTGGAAGGAAACTGTCCAGACCACGGGCATCGTATTCGCGTTCGTGGCTGTGATGGCGGTGTTCCTCTGGCTGACCGACAAGACGCTCGAATGGGCGCTCTACGATCTGATTCTCGGCTGGAAGCGTTCATGA